In Oryza sativa Japonica Group chromosome 11, ASM3414082v1, the following are encoded in one genomic region:
- the LOC9271452 gene encoding uncharacterized protein, translating to MGGGGGGESEVATVATGGQEERQPPPVVKAQNKSQLPMRQKRKKVFTRVRVQDQEEDNDFMEPACQVKSKVAEKATQDHTKHKLSEQEPEDEVEEEDEDEYEDDVEDEDEEVEEDDDNDFMEPALKVKRKVPQNRKTEAMQGSKKKVASKQKLTKDVPVRKRDHFSVNTRCQPNAILEMVGSLNKPQRDRLHALGFDWVFKFRMNGLRSRELIEYLIDCLDPDSMCLDLGGRGKLPVTPDVVHCVLGLQNGHLDPPVVSDTTPLDPIREELGLGKKEKISSSSILDRIKMGGTDDFTMQCILMILFSKLLAPDSSTDITGNIVNMVSKNLEQYKDMALYKFVVDHLRWSAEKWKSGKRSTVYGCTALLVVYYLDNLLCKAMISNTNTPRSQFFNSSLIDKIENLTKSTKKDGSTSFGKLNLRCRESTCYFVSKEKVKRKVGAASGSTRKRKHIDELAAQEATVARSKEAPRFGGDFPSLRSKLGPLIESLGSTRKQIGLDALEQYDKEVEQIMGNLHKAQDRLVDVLTSLCSTSDPKIAYTRKSKKRRDGLPPLDSNAVTDKTSGSGNENTTQASIGTPPTQANDVLGDEQSRGNVESSPPMHVEDPKDAEAGQPCEPAKDAHNDNDAELSNLVDKICTNVEGLVDKICTHVESTPMLAIAPSLAANLSPAIMPIEMEKRRPLANPKYISPFKCVSIEPLWDDTGDIAMEVYKIVWNGQLPDVESAYLIDQMEGAIVWKGDELRNCFSEGGKLTNDIMLFWSTCLIFDDANYRKDSIGYREVLNSENHNLTFSFDAAVNIISRECKSFNLPNAKLSFLPTINNDHWTIFCFNFNHKRIDILDSLGHDRDEKALKAMKDRVVGRFLDVLDVMFPKKFTDVRKWKCYHACNQKQVLTNDCGFLAMKYIQFWDGKVFVKKVCPKDGTKYRAEVLYYILFHPLNEAKLPAAIERYRPKIRKISK from the exons atgggagggggagggggaggggagagtgAGGTAGCGACAGTGGCGACTGGAGGGCAAGAGGAGAGGCAACCACCGCCAGTAGTGAAGGCTCAAAACAAATCACAGCTTCCTATGCGTCAGAAGAGGAAGAAAGTTTTTACAAGAGTAAGAGTCCAAGATCAAGAAGAAGACAATGACTTTATGGAACCAGCTTGTCAG GTTAAGAGTAAGGTAGCTGAGAAAGCAACACAAGATCATACAAAGCATAAGCTTAGTGAGCAGGAACCAGAGGATGAAGTGGAAGAGGAAGATGAGGATGAATATGAAGATGATGTTgaggatgaagatgaagaagtaGAAGAGGATGACGACAATGATTTCATGGAACCAGCCCTCAAG GTCAAGCGGAAGGTTCCTCAGAATAGGAAGACAGAAGCAATGCAAGGTTCTAAAAAGAAGGTTGCTTCAAAGCAAAAGTTGACTAAGGATGTGCCGGTCAGGAAGCGTGATCATTTCTCTGTGAACACCAGATGCCAGCCTAATGCCATCCTTGAAATGGTTGGTTCGTTGAACAAACCTCAGAGGGATAGATTGCATGCTTTGGGATTTGATTGGGTTTTCAAGTTTCGGATGAATGGCCTTCGATCTAGGGAACTCATTGAATATCTAATAGATTGTCTTGACCCTGATTCTATGTGCCTTGATCTTGGTGGTCGTGGGAAGTTACCAGTGACACCTGATGTTGTGCACTGTGTGTTGGGGCTGCAGAATGGCCACTTGGATCCACCAGTAGTGTCTGACACTACTCCATTGGATCCTATCAGGGAAGAATTAGGTCttggaaaaaaggagaaaatatcTAGTTCATCCATTCTGGATAGGATTAAGATGGGGGGCACTGACGATTTCACAATGCAGTGCATTCTGATGATCTTGTTTAGCAAGTTGCTGGCCCCAGACTCTAGCACCGACATCACAGGGAATATAGTCAACATGGTGAGCAAAAACTTGGAGCAGTACAAAGACATGGCCCTCTACAAGTTTGTTGTTGATCATTTGAGATGGTCAGCTGAGAAGTGGAAAAGTGGCAAGAGGAGTACAGTCTACGGCTGCACAGCTTTACTTGTG GTGTATTACCTTGACAACCTTCTTTGCAAGGCCATGATCTCAAACACCAATACACCACGCTCACAATTTTTCAACTCCAGTCTTATTGACAAAATTGAGAATCTCACAAAATCAACAAAGAAGGATGGCTCTACCTCTTTTGGGAAATTAAAT CTGAGGTGTAGGGAAAGCACTTGCTACTTTGTTTCAAAGGAGAAGGTGAAGAGAAAGGTTGGAGCTGCTAGTGGGAGTACTAGAAAGAGGAAACACATTGATGAATTAGCAGCTCAAGAAGCAACTGTAGCAAGATCCAAAGAAGCGCCTCGTTTTGGTGGTGACTTCCCAAGTCTTCGTAGTAAGCTAGGACCACTTATTGAGTCACTTGGGAGTACCCGCAAGCAAATTGGGTTGGATGCTCTTGAGCAATATGACAAGGAGGTCGAGCAGATTATGGGTAACCTACACAAGGCTCAAGACCGCCTAGTGGATGTTCTAACTTCGCTTTGCTCGACAAGTGATCCTAAGATAGCTTACACACGGAAAAGcaaaaagagaagagatggCCTCCCCCCTCTAGATTCTAATGCAGTAACCGACAAAACATCTGGCA GTGGCAATGAGAACACAACCCAAGCTTCTATCGGCACACCTCCCACTCAGGCCAATGATGTTTTAGGAGATGAGCAAAGTAGAGGCAATGTGGAGAGCTCTCCCCCAATGCATGTCGAGGACCCAAAAGATGCAGAAGCTGGACAACCTTGCGAGCCAGCAAAAGATGCACATAATGACA ATGATGCTGAGTTGTCTAACTTGGTGGACAAAATCTGTACAAATGTTGAAGGCTTAGTGGACAAAATATGTACACATGTTGAAAGTACTCCTATGCTGGCCATTGCCCCATCTCTTGCTGCGAACCTGTCGCCTGCGATCATGCCTATTGAGATGGAAAAGAGGAGGCCGTTGGCAAACCCCAAGTACATATCCCCTTTCAAGTGTGTTTCCATTGAACCACTATGGGATGACACTGGAGACATTGCCATGGAAGTGTACAAAATTGTATGGAACGGTCAACTCCCTGATGTTGAAAG TGCGTATCTCATCGACCAAATGGAAGGCGCCATTGTATGGAAGGGCGATGAATTGAGGAATTGTTTTTCAGAGGGTGGAAAGTTGACAAATGATATAATGCTCTTCTGGTCAACATGTTTGATTTTTGATGATGCCAACTATCGGAAAGACAGCATTGGCTACAGA GAAGTGCTGAATTCTGAAAACCACAATCTTACATTCTCATTTGATGCTGCCGTCAACATAATCTCTCGTGAATGCAAGAGTTTTAACCTACCTAATGCAAAACTG AGTTTTCTTCCAACGATTAACAATGACCATTGGACTATTTTCTGCTTCAACTTCAACCACAAACGAATCGATATACTTGATTCATTAGGACATGACAGAGACGAGAAAGCTCTAAAGGCTATGAAAGACAGAGTG GTTGGTAGGTTCCTTGATGTTCTTGATGTGATGTTCCCAAAGAAGTTCACAGATGTTAGGAAGTGGAAATGCTATCATGCTTGTAACCAAAAGCAAGTCTTGACAAATGATTGTGGCTTTTTAGCGATGAAATACATTCAGTTCTGGGATGGCAAAGTTTTTGTGAAGAAAGTTTGCCCT AAGGATGGAACAAAATATCGTGCGGAGGTCCTCTATTACATACTCTTCCACCCACTGAACGAGGCGAAGCTCCCTGCGGCTATTGAGCGATATAGGCCTAAGATTAGGAAGATCTCCAAGTAG
- the LOC9266270 gene encoding protein FAR1-RELATED SEQUENCE 5, whose amino-acid sequence MVRQFERTRGRNTLSKLLLMWSLGCMNASAKRGYTQCEPVLSTRYAFEEQLSKLYTRAVFTLFKETLFDSTAFLVNEVSNAMGAYVVTHGKTIRKNPWSQHAFQVTADVESGLYECECKTWIHTGLFCPHIVRVLSHLQVEKILPRYILKRYTRSAKEGGVFDDHDYRRFGLDSTSEIYRHTVLINEATKVAKKASKSTQCYDRAMEVFKELDIEIDGIPCEQLLNNEENNIGEMETDPVQAPLTAPPISTTKGRKKDKEKLVSKQTESKQRKDHSRRCSVCHKIEGHNARTCPSRSKRQKTTTRQARDDYDEEDEEDEEE is encoded by the exons ATGGTAAGACAATTCGAAAGAACCCGTGGTCGCAACACGCTTTCCAAGTTACTGCTGATGTGGAGTCTGGGCTGTATGAATGCGAGTGCAAAACGTGGATACACACAG TGTGAGCCCGTGTTGAGCACAAGATATGCGTTCGAGGAACAACTGAGCAAATTGTACACAAGGGCGGTCTTCACCTTATTCAAGGAAACACTGTTCGATAGCACGGCGTTTCTTGTGAATGAGGTTTCCAACGCCATGGGAGCCTACGTGGTGACCCATGGTAAGACAATTCGAAAGAACCCGTGGTCGCAACACGCTTTCCAAGTTACTGCTGATGTGGAGTCTGGGCTGTATGAATGCGAGTGCAAAACGTGGATACACACAG GTCTTTTCTGCCCACATATTGTGAGGGTGCTCAGCCATCTCCAGGTAGAAAAAATACTGCCCAGATATATATTGAAGAGGTACACAAGAAGTGCCAAGGAAGGGGGTGTCTTTGATGACCATGACTATCGGAGATTTGGCCTTGACAGCACAAGTGAGATTTACCGCCACACAGTGTTGATAAATGAGGCTACGAAAGTTGCCAAAAAGGCATCAAAATCAACGCAATGCTACGACAGAGCCATGGAGGTATTTAAGGAGTTGGATATTGAGATTGATGGAATTCCATGTGAACAATTATTGAATaatgaagaaaataatattgGAGAGATGGAAACAGATCCAGTGCAAGCACCTTTGACGGCGCCACCAATTTCAACAAcaaaaggaaggaagaaagacAAAGAAAAACTAGTATCGAAACAAACAGAGAGCAAGCAGAGGAAAGACCACAGCAGGAGGTGTAGTGTATGTCACAAGATTGAAGGGCACAATGCTAGGACATGCCCTAGTAGAAGCAAAAGACAAAAAACAACCACCCGCCAAGCAAGAGATGATTAtgacgaggaagacgaggaagacgaggaaGAATAG
- the LOC112936979 gene encoding protein FAR1-RELATED SEQUENCE 5, producing MSLLSKMHGGPQNIPFTNKDLANRDERAESFEWLFKTFLKCMGGKAPMCILTDEDPAMASAIREVLKNTIHRLCRWHVLKKYKKQLGVLYEMFKHRNFKEKLHFVINHPLTPSEFVAAWKDLVEEFELQGCEVMENLYNLRAEWIPAYFKQIYYARMTSTQRSESVNHMVKTGYLKELTALHRVAAEMNRCIQMRKQKED from the exons ATGTCCTTACTATCAAAAATGCATGGTGGCCCCCAGAACATTCCTTTCACTAACAAGGACCTTGCGAATAG GGATGAAAGAGCTGAATCATTTGAGTGGTTGTTTAAAACTTTTCTGAAGTGCATGGGGGGCAAAGCTCCCATGTGTATTCTCACAG ACGAGGACCCAGCTATGGCATCAGCTATAAGGGAGGTGCTAAAGAACACCATTCATAGGCTCTGCCGATGGCATGTACTAAAGAAGTACAAAAAACAGTTAGGTGTGCTCTATGAAATGTTCAAGCATAGAAATTTCAAAGAGAAGCTGCACTTTGTGATCAACCATCCGCTGACACCAAGTGAATTTGTGGCTGCATGGAAAGATCTTGTTGAAGAGTTTGAACTTCAAGGTTGTGAGGTGATGGAAAACCTTTATAACTTGCGTGCCGAATGGATTCCTGCTTACTTCAAACAGATCTACTACGCAAGAATGACATCCACTCAACGGAGCGAGAGTGTGAACCATATGGTTAAAACAGGCTATCTCAAAGAGCTCACTGCACTCCACAGAGTTGCAGCTGAGATGAATAGATGCATCCAGATGAGGAAACAAAAGGAGGACTGA